In Puntigrus tetrazona isolate hp1 chromosome 22, ASM1883169v1, whole genome shotgun sequence, one genomic interval encodes:
- the uchl5 gene encoding ubiquitin carboxyl-terminal hydrolase isozyme L5 — MAGSAGEWCLMESDPGVFTELIKGFGCKGAQVEEIWSMEPENFENLKPVHGLIFLFKWQPGEEPAGSIVQDSRLDQIFFAKQVINNACATQAIVSVLLNCTHPDMHLGETLTEFKEFSQSFDAAMKGLALSNSEVIRQVHNSFARQQMFEFDAKSSAKEEDAFHFVSYVPVNGRLYELDGLREGPIDLGACNQDDWIGAVRPVIEKRIQKYSEGEIRFNLMAIVSDRKMIYEKKIVELQAQLTEEEPMDTDQSGNHLSSIQSEIAKYQLLIDEENQKLKRYKIENIRRKHNYLPFIMELLKTLAEYQQLIPLVEKAKEKQSAKKIQEAK; from the exons ATGGCGGGAAGCGCTGGCGAATGGTGTCTTATGGAAAGCGACCCTGGAGTTTTCACGGAGCTGATAAAGGGCTTTG GATGCAAAGGCGCGCAGGTAGAAGAGATATGGAGCATGGAGCCCGAAAACTTTGAAAATCTCAA GCCCGTTCACGGTCTGATTTTCCTCTTCAAGTGGCAGCCCGGTGAGGAGCCGGCGGGGTCCATCGTTCAAGACTCCAGGCTGGATCAGATCTTCTTCGCCAAGCAG GTCATCAACAATGCCTGCGCGACCCAAGCGATAGTCAGCGTGTTGTTAAACTGCACGCATCCCGATATGCACCTCGGGGAAACGCTGACAGAATTTAAAGAGTTTTCGCAAAGTTTCGACGCCGCG atGAAGGGCCTTGCTCTCAGCAACTCTGAAGTGATTCGACAAGTTCACAACAGCTTCGCCAG ACAACAGATGTTTGAGTTTGACGCCAAGTCGTCGGCTAAAGAAGAAGACGCTTTTCATTTCGTGAGCTACGTTCCCGTTAACGGACGACTTTACGAGTTGGACGGGCTTCGCGAAGGACCCATAGATCTGG GCGCGTGCAACCAGGACGATTGGATCGGTGCTGTGCGGCCCGTCATTGAGAAGAGAATACAGAA ATACAGCGAGGGTGAGATTCGGTTCAACCTGATGGCCATCGTTTCAGACCGCAAGATGATTTATGAGAAGAAGATCGTTGAACTGCAGGCTCAGCTCACGGAG GAAGAGCCCATGGACACGGACCAGAGCGGAAATCATCTGAGCTCTATCCAGTCGGAGATCGCCAAGTATCAGCTGCTGATCGACGAAGAGAACCAAAAGCTTAAAAGATACAAA ATTGAGAACATTAGAAGGAAGCACAACTACCTCCCCTTTATAATGGAGTTACTGAAGACGCTGGCTGAATATCAGCAGCTGATACCGCTGGTGGAAAAG